A genomic region of Manihot esculenta cultivar AM560-2 chromosome 15, M.esculenta_v8, whole genome shotgun sequence contains the following coding sequences:
- the LOC110602285 gene encoding D-amino-acid transaminase, chloroplastic isoform X1, protein MEHQKSDEIVALEVEKEVCSEFKAHVFSSSAELLERLHEKWSSVKKQSYPAMYSSVYGGIVLDPAMMVIPIDDHMVHRGHGVFDTSIIFYGYLYELDVHLDRFLRSASKARISSPFPRSTLRSILIQMTAVSKCKKGTLRFWLSAGPGNFLLSPAGCPTSAFYAVVIDDDFSQCKEGVKVITSTIPMKAPEFATMKNVNYLPNVLSVMEAEDKGAFASIWVDDEGYIAEGPNVNVAFITQDKELILPFFDKILRGCTALRLLQLAPKLVKQGRLKSVKTANVTVQEAKRAAEMMFVGSTLPLLPIIMWDEQPIGDGKVGELTMALSDLLWEDMVAGVGMQRIPVPYEKLTS, encoded by the exons ATGGAGCATCAAAAATCAG ATGAGATTGTTGCGCTGGAGGTTGAGAAAGAAGTCTGCAGTGAATTTAAGGCTCATGTGTTCTCTTCTTCTGCAGAG TTGCTTGAAAGGCTACATGAGAAATGGAGTTCGGTGAAAAAGCAATCATACCCAGCAATGTATTCAAGCGTGTATGGAGGAATAGTTCTTGATCCTGCAATGATGGTGATTCCTATAGATGATCACATGGTTCATCGAGGGCATGGAGTGTTCGATACGTCTATCATTTTTTATGG ATATCTATATGAGCTTGATGTCCATTTGGATCGGTTTCTAAGATCAGCATCAAAAGCAAGGATATCTTCTCCTTTCCCTCGCTCAACTCTTCGAAGCATTCTTATCCAAATGACAGCAGTATCAAAATGCAAGAAAGGAACCCTAAGATTCTGGCTAAGTGCAGGCCCTGGAAACTTCTTGCTTTCCCCTGCAGGTTGTCCAACTTCTGCTTTCTATGCTGTAGTTATTGATGATGACTTCTCCCAGTGTAAGGAAGGGGTTAAAGTGATAACTTCCACTATCCCCATGAAGGCACCTGAGTTTGCAACTATGAAGAATGTGAATTATCTCCCAAATGTCCTTTCAGTAATGGAAGCCGAAGATAAGGGAGCATTTGCCTCCATCTGGGTTGATGACGAAGGCTATATTGCCGAGGGGCCGAATGTGAATGTGGCTTTCATAACCCAAGATAAGGAGCTTATCTTACCTTTCTTTGACAAGATCCTTAGGGGTTGCACTGCATTAAGGCTTCTTCAACTAGCACCTAAATTGGTCAAGCAAGGGCGGTTAAAAAGTGTTAAAACGGCTAATGTTACTGTTCAGGAGGCTAAAAGGGCAGCTGAAATGATGTTTGTTGGAAGCACACTTCCTCTCTTGCCGATTATCATGTGGGATGAGCAACCCATTGGAGATG GTAAGGTAGGAGAGTTGACCATGGCACTCTCTGATCTGCTTTGGGAAGATATGGTTGCAGGCGTTGGCATGCAAAGGATACCTGTTCCTTATGAGAAGCTAACCTCATAG
- the LOC110602285 gene encoding D-amino-acid transaminase, chloroplastic isoform X2, translated as MYSSVYGGIVLDPAMMVIPIDDHMVHRGHGVFDTSIIFYGYLYELDVHLDRFLRSASKARISSPFPRSTLRSILIQMTAVSKCKKGTLRFWLSAGPGNFLLSPAGCPTSAFYAVVIDDDFSQCKEGVKVITSTIPMKAPEFATMKNVNYLPNVLSVMEAEDKGAFASIWVDDEGYIAEGPNVNVAFITQDKELILPFFDKILRGCTALRLLQLAPKLVKQGRLKSVKTANVTVQEAKRAAEMMFVGSTLPLLPIIMWDEQPIGDGKVGELTMALSDLLWEDMVAGVGMQRIPVPYEKLTS; from the exons ATGTATTCAAGCGTGTATGGAGGAATAGTTCTTGATCCTGCAATGATGGTGATTCCTATAGATGATCACATGGTTCATCGAGGGCATGGAGTGTTCGATACGTCTATCATTTTTTATGG ATATCTATATGAGCTTGATGTCCATTTGGATCGGTTTCTAAGATCAGCATCAAAAGCAAGGATATCTTCTCCTTTCCCTCGCTCAACTCTTCGAAGCATTCTTATCCAAATGACAGCAGTATCAAAATGCAAGAAAGGAACCCTAAGATTCTGGCTAAGTGCAGGCCCTGGAAACTTCTTGCTTTCCCCTGCAGGTTGTCCAACTTCTGCTTTCTATGCTGTAGTTATTGATGATGACTTCTCCCAGTGTAAGGAAGGGGTTAAAGTGATAACTTCCACTATCCCCATGAAGGCACCTGAGTTTGCAACTATGAAGAATGTGAATTATCTCCCAAATGTCCTTTCAGTAATGGAAGCCGAAGATAAGGGAGCATTTGCCTCCATCTGGGTTGATGACGAAGGCTATATTGCCGAGGGGCCGAATGTGAATGTGGCTTTCATAACCCAAGATAAGGAGCTTATCTTACCTTTCTTTGACAAGATCCTTAGGGGTTGCACTGCATTAAGGCTTCTTCAACTAGCACCTAAATTGGTCAAGCAAGGGCGGTTAAAAAGTGTTAAAACGGCTAATGTTACTGTTCAGGAGGCTAAAAGGGCAGCTGAAATGATGTTTGTTGGAAGCACACTTCCTCTCTTGCCGATTATCATGTGGGATGAGCAACCCATTGGAGATG GTAAGGTAGGAGAGTTGACCATGGCACTCTCTGATCTGCTTTGGGAAGATATGGTTGCAGGCGTTGGCATGCAAAGGATACCTGTTCCTTATGAGAAGCTAACCTCATAG
- the LOC110602568 gene encoding homeobox-leucine zipper protein ATHB-52: MDFFHSQAQHKHPPKNGSRRRLTQDQVRLLERTFIANKKLEPELKLALANQLGVPPRQVAIWYQNKRARWKTQSLELDYNTVQVKLENALAEKKRLEKEVMQLRDELSKAREMMFACNQGIIPSHPSHHFHPLLPPQPPLNVSCNSSCDDGGGGSSLHEDINGEVLQFDELYACLISPGCGGSTWA, encoded by the coding sequence ATGGATTTCTTCCACTCCCAAGCCCAACACAAACATCCTCCAAAAAATGGCAGCAGGAGGAGGCTAACCCAGGACCAAGTGAGGCTCCTAGAGAGGACCTTCATCGCCAACAAGAAGCTTGAGCCTGAGCTCAAGCTCGCACTAGCAAATCAACTCGGTGTGCCTCCAAGGCAAGTTGCCATTTGGTACCAGAACAAGAGAGCTAGATGGAAGACACAAAGCTTGGAGCTTGACTACAATACTGTCCAAGTTAAGCTAGAAAATGCGTTGGCTGAAAAAAAGAGATTGGAGAAAGAAGTTATGCAGCTTAGAGATGAGCTGAGCAAGGCTCGAGAAATGATGTTTGCTTGCAATCAAGGAATAATTCCTTCTCATCCATCTCATCATTTTCatcctcttcttcctcctcaACCTCCTCTTAATGTTTCCTGCAACTCTTCTTGTGATGATGGAGGTGGTGGCTCTAGCTTGCATGAAGATATCAATGGTGAGGTTTTGCAATTCGATGAGCTTTATGCCTGTTTGATTAGTCCTGGATGTGGAGGATCAACCTGGGCTTGA